The genomic stretch GACATCGTCCGTGAGACCGTCTCCATCGGTATCTGCGGTAAGCGGGCTAGACGAGACTTGAAGGACATCGTCATTTGGCGTACAGTCTTCTCCCTTCCATTCGATGGTCCCGCTGTCCGTTTCTCGCTGCTGGCACGCTGAGTCGAAGCGGAGCGGTCTGTCAGCGCCGTCAGCTGAGACGACCGGAATATCCCAGCCCTCCCGTTCGATGTCGTCGTTCAGACCGTCACCGTCAGTGTCCCGCTTGTTCGGATCGCTGACAGTGTCATAGAATTCCCGATCTGTCGTCGGATGGGTCTCGGGATCGTCGAAGTCGAACTCCTGACTGTCAGTGAGGGTGTCTCCGTCGGTGTCGGCCGCAGTCGGGTCTGTCTCGATTCTCGTTCCGTTACCTACTAGCAGGCCGGCTTCTTCGCGGTAATCCGGAATACCATCACCGTCGCTATCGGTCACCGACGAGGAGGAACTCTTCCACCATCTCCAACAACAGGGCCAGCCGACCGTCCAGTCGCTCTCAGAGACACCACTGACTCGCCAGCGCTTCACCCCGATCCCACTCACACAAAGACCACGGATGGGGCCCATCCAGATGGGTACGACGACCGCCTGCGCCTACTCTCGGAAACGATCGAATCACAGACAGTGTCGATACCGTCGAGAACGGAGCGGGCGTTCACTCGACCGCGTCCGTCGCGGCACCGTCTGGAGCGGGACTCGATCCCGTGTCGCTCGCGTTCCAGTACGCTTCGAGCGGGCCGTCGACACCGGTCAGCTGGACCCACGCCTGAGCGGTGATACCGAGAACGACGATCGAGACCACCGCAGACTCCAGCGAGAGTATCGCCTGGCTGGCCAGGAACGTCGGCGACTGGAACGTCGCGTCCGGCGTGAGCTGTCCGAAAAGCAGGCTAAAGGCCATGTTCACCCCGTAGGGGACGACGAGTGCGAGTCCCAGTCGCAGTCGGTTGCCGGCGACGACGCGCCAGCTCCGAACGAACGCCGACGGGACCGACGCGTCCCGGACGACGATCTCGTGATCGACGAAGGCGAACACCACGACGACGACACCGATCGGAAGGGTCGCCAGCAAGAACACCGGGACCAGGAGCAGCGACGCGTACCACGAGCCGACGAGTGTCGTCTGCAGTGATTCCGGGAGCACCAGGAAAACCCCGATCGCCGCCAGAAAGACGGCGATCATACTGAGCATCGTCAGAACAAATATGACAGCTATCTTCAACAGGGAGGCGACGAACAGCCGCAGCGTCGCCCAGCCGAGCGATCGAAAGACCAACTGTTCGGGGATGTGATCGCGCCCGTCGTCGACGAGCGCACGAACGGCGACCACCTGGATGGGAAGCGTGAGTATCCCGCCGGTGAGTCCACCCAGCAGCGCAGCGCCCGCCGACGCCAACGCCGGGAGCGCCGTCCCGGGTGCCGGCGTGTTGGCCGGTGTCATCGCCCCGCTCGTGCCGAGGGGAATGTACGTCGTCGCCAGCACCCACACGAACGCGCCCTGGAGGACGCTCGCAACGAAGAACGTCGCCACGAGGAGAGCGCCGTTTCGCGAGAGCGCGCGTGCGAGACCGCCGGTGATCGTCTGTCGAACGTGGAGGGCCATGCCGCGGGATTTGTCACCCGCTGAGTTCAATTCTACGGACTGTCTCCGTGTCGGAACAGTCGACCGGCAGGAGCGTCTCCGACACAGATCCGTCCAGCGTGGCGAGGGCGGTCGGTGTCTGTAGGCCAGAAAGGGACCGCGGCGATCTGAGACTGCTGGCTGTCACTGTTTCAAAATATTCGCGACCACGGGGTCGCAACAGTCTGTACAGACGTACAGCCGGCAGTATGAGCACCACCCGATTTTCCGAGCTGGAAAAGAAGTGGTAGCTATTACTTGGTCCGTCCAGAAGGGCCGACCGTGAGTGAGGATCCCGCCGACGAGGATATCTTCGCACTCCTCGACGACGAGTACGCACGGGAGATCCTTACTCAGACGAGTGTCGAACCGATGTCAGCCAAAACGTTGAGCGACCGATGTGACGCGTCCTTGCCGACGATCTACCGGCGGACGGAACGGCTCGTCGAGTGTGACCTGCTCGTAGAACAGACGAAAGTGCGACAGAACGGCCACCACTACACTGTCTTCGAGGCGTGTCTCGATCGACTCACCGTCGAACTCGACGAGGGAGAGCTCTCGGTGACGATCGACGCGGGCGAACCCGAGGACCCCGCCGACCGCTTTACCAACCTCTGGGAGGGGATCTAACATGATACAAACCGGCAGCACGGGACTGTACGCACACTACCTCGCGCTACTGGCAGTAACGCTGCTGGGCCTGGTTCTCAGTTTCGCGATCGTGTTCCAGGCGTATCGCGGGTACCGGCGCAACGACAGCCAACCGATGCTGTTGCTCGCGGTCGGACTGGTCTTGCTCACGGTCGTCCCCTTCGTGGTCTCGTTGGTCGTCACGTCGGCCGGAACTGTCCTCGGCTTCGGGCCGATCGTCTACAGCTACTACGTTCCGATTCTCACCAGGACGATCGAGGTCGTCGGCCTCGTCACCATCCTCTACTCCCTGTACCGCCGCACCTAATTCGGCGGCATGGGGAGCCGGCACTACGGCCGTCACCAGTTCGAAGGCTACCGGAGTGCAGTTCTCTGGATGTCGCTTTCAATCCATTTGCGCGTGGTTTCTGTCGATATGCGAACTATAGTAACAATTGAAACGATTTACACACCGATCGCACTGCCGTCGTGCGATCGGGTGTGCATTGATTTTCAATGGCTACTATAGACGGGACAGGACTCAGTTATAGAACGGACGTAGAGTATCTCGTGAACAAATGCGATTGGTGAAAGTCGCATACCCTTCGGTCGTTTTGAACCTACCGTGAGGTGCAAAACTCGTCCTCCCACGACGAGACTTAGCCTCCACTGGAACTATTAGCTGCGGCACTTAATTACCGGGAAGTGACAACGTCTGATCATTCGTCGACACGCGAGAACCCGAAACCGACCCGGCGTGCGTTCCTTGCTGCGACCTCATCAGTATCCACAATAGCTGCCGGTTGCCAAGCACCGCAAAGCAATGTCTCCTCAAAGACCGTGACCGACGGTCCACCCAATATAATTATCTTCATGACTGACGATCAAGGCTACGATGATATTGGATATCACCCACGGATGGCGATTAGTTCGGGGTCGTTCACACTTCTACCCATTTCGTAACCAGATACTGAGATGTGTGCGAACTGATTGATCAGGTATCGTCTCTGCTCAGTCCGGTCAGCGGTGCAGCACCAGCGGCAATCGCAGCGCCAGCGATAATTGCGGCAGCGAGAACGATGAACCCACCCTCATCCGGAGTAACACCAGCCAGTCCTGCTCCGGCGTTGACGACGAAGACGGTGACGAAGAAACTGAGGATGGCGAACACGAGCATGATGATTGATGCGATAATACTACTGACGAGGCCGCCGAACGACTCAAGCATACCCATCGATACAGTCACCTCAATGTGGTTTTTCAGCCATTCGATATAAAAGTCGGCATGTCGTTCAGATATACTGATGACTACTCTCTACACATTGGTTTCCCCGTACCCAGCGATCCGTGAGTTCTCTGTACTGAGCAGTCCGAAATGACGAGAACGACAGTACGTGACTCTCGCTGCCGGACATCCGCCACTCGAAGTGACGGACCGTTCCCGACGGCGTCAGACCGTGAACTCGTCGTAGACCGCGACGGAGAACGTCAGCGAGAACGCCGAGACGACGCTCCCGACGACCGCTGCCAGGAGGCCGACGACGACGAGCAGCGGGATCGAGAGCGACGGCAGGCCGTACGCCGCGGCTTCGGGCGTCGCCAGCACCGACAGGCCGCCGTAGAGTCCGCCGGCCACTCCGCCGACGAGCACCGCGATCACCAGATAGCCGATCGTTCCGAGCAGATTCGCCCGGACGACGCGGTAGCTCCGCGCGAACGCAGCGATCGCGGACTCCCCGTCGACGACGATGGCCTGTCCGTAGAACTGGACGAAGAACGTCACGAGGAGGTACAGGAGGCCGACGACGGCGACGACGGCGAGGAGCACCAGTCCGGCAGTGCCGTGGCCCAGCAACGCGCCGACGCCAGCGAACACGGCGACGACGCCGAGAACGCCGTTGACGACCAGCAAGAGCACGTAGGCGAGCAACAACTGCACGTAGTTCGACTTCCCGTCGGTGAAGAACCGCGACAGCGAACTCCGGCCCCGCAGTGCCTCGTCGGCCATGCCGAACATCCCGCCCTGGATGAAGGGCGTCACGACGAGGAAGATTCCGGAGACGCCAAGCGAGACCAGCGAGGAGAGGAGCGGCGCTGCCGACTGCAACAGCAACTGGGGGAGCAACAGTACGAACACGATCAGTTGGGGGACCAACAGCCCGGGGGCACGCTTGAGTGCGCCGGGCGTACGTTGGAGTGCTTGGAGGACACCCATAGATAGCCAGATGCCGCCCGACGGCATAACCCCGGACGCCGGTTTTCCGAGCCAGAAAACCGTCACTGGGGACGGCGTGGTCACGCCGAGTACTGGCCGAACCGGCGCTGGCGTTCACTCCTTGTCTGTCTCCGTGTACGCGTCCAGGCCGCGCTGCTGTGGACCCGCTTCGGTCACCGTCGACGTGTCGTCCGACCCGTCCGGTGGCCGTGACTGCGAGGACAGTGACGCTCGTCGAGCGACCGCCGG from Halomicrobium mukohataei DSM 12286 encodes the following:
- a CDS encoding DUF7847 domain-containing protein, with the translated sequence MGVLQALQRTPGALKRAPGLLVPQLIVFVLLLPQLLLQSAAPLLSSLVSLGVSGIFLVVTPFIQGGMFGMADEALRGRSSLSRFFTDGKSNYVQLLLAYVLLLVVNGVLGVVAVFAGVGALLGHGTAGLVLLAVVAVVGLLYLLVTFFVQFYGQAIVVDGESAIAAFARSYRVVRANLLGTIGYLVIAVLVGGVAGGLYGGLSVLATPEAAAYGLPSLSIPLLVVVGLLAAVVGSVVSAFSLTFSVAVYDEFTV
- a CDS encoding DUF7521 family protein, producing MIQTGSTGLYAHYLALLAVTLLGLVLSFAIVFQAYRGYRRNDSQPMLLLAVGLVLLTVVPFVVSLVVTSAGTVLGFGPIVYSYYVPILTRTIEVVGLVTILYSLYRRT
- a CDS encoding winged helix-turn-helix domain-containing protein, whose translation is MSEDPADEDIFALLDDEYAREILTQTSVEPMSAKTLSDRCDASLPTIYRRTERLVECDLLVEQTKVRQNGHHYTVFEACLDRLTVELDEGELSVTIDAGEPEDPADRFTNLWEGI